The proteins below come from a single Tissierella sp. MB52-C2 genomic window:
- a CDS encoding RNA polymerase sigma factor, giving the protein MDVAELTHLIENHGKDVYGFCCKLTRDKHQADDLYQETFLKAIELCHKIDRNKNPKSFLIAIAANMWKNQNRKFGWRHRIAKIVEFKDDFDNESYMIDTTTPELVVISNEVYTMIDRASASLNDKLRIPLYMYYNTGLSIEDIASALKIPKGTVKSRLYKARKLIKEYMEVNGYEEL; this is encoded by the coding sequence TTGGATGTTGCAGAGTTAACTCATTTAATTGAAAACCATGGTAAAGATGTCTACGGATTTTGTTGTAAATTAACAAGGGATAAACATCAAGCTGATGATTTATATCAGGAAACCTTTTTAAAAGCCATAGAGTTATGTCACAAAATAGATAGAAACAAAAATCCAAAGAGCTTCCTCATAGCTATTGCAGCAAATATGTGGAAGAATCAGAATAGAAAATTTGGTTGGAGGCATAGGATTGCAAAGATAGTAGAATTTAAAGATGATTTTGATAATGAGTCATACATGATTGATACTACAACACCAGAACTTGTAGTCATAAGCAATGAAGTCTATACGATGATCGATAGAGCTTCAGCATCGTTGAACGATAAATTAAGGATACCCTTGTATATGTATTATAATACTGGATTATCAATTGAAGATATTGCATCAGCACTTAAAATTCCAAAAGGAACTGTAAAGAGTAGGCTTTATAAAGCTAGAAAGTTAATTAAAGAATATATGGAGGTCAATGGATATGAAGAACTTTGA
- a CDS encoding DMT family transporter, with protein MNIKKDRYKGIILAAIASTMWSTGGIFVKLVDWNPISIAGLRSFIAALVMLIYIKKPKFTKSKPQILGTITTCTTMLCFIIANKLTTSANAILLQYTAPIFVAILGVWILKEKIRWYDILSITVVFLGMILFFIDNVNIGNTLGNIIAILSGFSLACMTISLRLQKDGSAMDTTFFGNMLTFIIAIPFFIFTPLPDVKSIIIIIIMGVFQLGIPYIFYVNSTKYLTALEAILITVIEPLLNPLWVYVFAGENPGIYAIIGGVVVIAAVLIRGIYVSKLESIEEQGIK; from the coding sequence ATGAATATAAAAAAAGATAGATATAAAGGAATTATTCTAGCTGCCATTGCTTCGACAATGTGGAGCACAGGTGGTATATTTGTTAAATTAGTAGATTGGAATCCAATATCAATAGCAGGTTTGAGAAGCTTTATAGCCGCATTAGTAATGTTGATTTATATAAAGAAACCAAAATTTACAAAATCAAAACCACAGATTCTAGGCACAATAACTACTTGTACCACTATGTTATGTTTTATTATTGCAAATAAATTGACTACATCAGCAAATGCAATATTATTACAATATACAGCCCCTATTTTTGTTGCAATTCTAGGAGTATGGATTTTAAAGGAAAAGATTCGATGGTATGATATTCTTTCAATTACAGTGGTATTTTTAGGAATGATATTATTTTTCATAGACAATGTGAATATAGGGAATACATTAGGTAATATTATAGCTATACTATCAGGATTTTCTTTGGCATGTATGACTATATCACTTAGATTACAAAAAGATGGTTCAGCTATGGATACTACATTTTTTGGAAATATGTTGACATTTATTATAGCAATACCTTTCTTTATATTTACCCCATTACCAGATGTAAAAAGTATTATTATAATCATCATAATGGGAGTATTTCAACTTGGTATTCCTTATATATTTTATGTAAATTCAACAAAATATCTTACCGCATTAGAGGCTATTTTAATTACTGTTATAGAGCCTTTGCTAAATCCCTTATGGGTATATGTTTTCGCAGGTGAAAATCCTGGGATATATGCTATCATAGGTGGTGTTGTGGTTATAGCTGCTGTACTAATAAGAGGGATTTATGTCTCTAAGTTGGAAAGTATTGAGGAACAAGGAATTAAATAG
- a CDS encoding isocitrate/isopropylmalate dehydrogenase family protein has translation MEHNISLILGDGIGPEVISSVVEIIEVTNLNINWEIVKAGENTIKTYGTPLPDYVLNSIKKNKVALKGPITTPIGKGFRSVNVGLRQGLNLFANIRPIKSYHGVDGLHKNVDFIIVRENTEDLYAGIEHMIGEDAAESIKIITRKASERICRYAFELAKKEGRRKVTLAHKANIMKLSDGLFLECGRKISEEYKDIEFEDIIIDAMCMKLVQSPRDYDVIVAPNLYGDILSDLSAGLIGGLGLAPGANIGEDIAVFEPVHGSAPDIAGKNIANPTSAILSGIMMLKHIGEFEAAIKIEKALASTFKNKNSKTIDLGGNLGTKEFTEEIIKHLEVL, from the coding sequence ATGGAACATAATATATCTTTAATTTTAGGAGATGGCATAGGACCAGAAGTTATATCTTCTGTGGTAGAAATCATTGAAGTCACAAATCTTAATATAAATTGGGAAATAGTTAAGGCTGGAGAAAATACTATTAAAACTTATGGGACACCTCTTCCAGATTATGTTTTAAATAGTATAAAGAAAAATAAAGTAGCACTAAAAGGGCCTATAACTACCCCAATAGGTAAAGGCTTTAGAAGCGTAAATGTAGGATTAAGACAGGGATTAAATCTATTTGCAAATATAAGACCAATAAAATCTTACCATGGTGTTGACGGTTTACATAAAAATGTAGATTTCATCATAGTAAGAGAAAATACAGAAGATCTATATGCAGGTATAGAGCATATGATAGGTGAAGATGCAGCCGAGAGCATCAAGATAATAACTAGAAAAGCAAGTGAAAGAATATGCAGATATGCCTTTGAATTGGCAAAGAAGGAAGGGAGAAGAAAAGTCACACTAGCACATAAAGCAAATATTATGAAATTATCTGATGGTTTATTTTTAGAATGTGGAAGGAAAATTTCAGAGGAGTATAAGGATATAGAATTTGAAGACATAATAATAGATGCTATGTGTATGAAACTTGTTCAGTCGCCAAGGGATTATGATGTGATCGTGGCACCTAACCTATATGGTGACATATTATCTGATTTATCAGCAGGGCTTATAGGTGGATTAGGGTTAGCACCAGGAGCTAATATAGGAGAAGATATTGCAGTATTTGAACCAGTTCATGGTTCAGCGCCAGATATTGCAGGAAAAAATATAGCAAATCCTACTTCGGCAATATTATCTGGAATAATGATGCTGAAACATATAGGTGAATTTGAAGCTGCAATTAAGATAGAGAAAGCTTTAGCCTCTACATTTAAAAATAAAAATAGTAAGACAATAGATTTAGGAGGAAATCTAGGAACTAAAGAATTTACAGAAGAAATTATTAAGCATCTGGAGGTGTTATAA
- the dpsA gene encoding dipicolinate synthase subunit DpsA — translation MKIVVLGGDKRNIKLAELLKDDGCDLQVFGFDKSEVNSLIFSENLYYAIKDAKIVIGPLPCSDDNILLNTPLYSENIKIDEMFEYMTKEQIFIAGKISDEILKKSKLNNILSIDLFNREEMTVLNAIPTAEGAIQVAMEEMDITIHGSKAMILGFGRIGKVLAKMLHGIGADVYVEARNYADLAWISSYGYKPVHLDKMTDLIGEMDVVFNTIPSMIVKEEILLELKKNSLIVDLASKPGGVDFEKAKELGIKTTWALGLPGKVAPITAAGILKDTIYNIIEELGV, via the coding sequence ATGAAGATAGTTGTATTAGGTGGAGATAAGAGAAATATTAAATTAGCAGAATTACTAAAAGATGATGGCTGCGATCTTCAAGTTTTTGGTTTTGATAAATCAGAGGTTAATTCACTAATATTTAGTGAAAATCTTTATTATGCCATTAAGGATGCGAAAATAGTTATAGGTCCACTTCCTTGTTCTGATGATAATATTTTATTAAATACACCTCTATATTCAGAGAATATAAAAATAGATGAGATGTTTGAATATATGACAAAAGAGCAAATTTTCATAGCAGGAAAAATATCTGATGAAATACTAAAAAAATCTAAGTTAAATAATATCCTCAGTATAGATTTATTCAATAGGGAAGAAATGACAGTTTTAAACGCTATTCCTACGGCAGAAGGTGCAATTCAAGTGGCTATGGAAGAAATGGATATTACTATCCATGGCTCTAAAGCTATGATTTTAGGTTTCGGCAGAATAGGAAAAGTTCTAGCTAAAATGCTTCATGGAATAGGAGCAGATGTATATGTGGAAGCTAGGAACTATGCAGATTTAGCATGGATTAGCAGCTACGGCTATAAACCAGTACATTTAGATAAGATGACAGATTTAATTGGAGAAATGGATGTAGTATTTAATACTATTCCTAGTATGATTGTAAAGGAAGAAATCTTATTAGAATTAAAGAAAAACTCATTAATAGTTGATTTAGCATCTAAACCAGGTGGAGTAGATTTTGAGAAAGCTAAAGAGTTGGGAATAAAAACTACTTGGGCATTGGGATTGCCAGGTAAAGTAGCACCTATAACGGCGGCGGGGATTTTAAAGGACACTATTTATAATATTATTGAGGAATTGGGGGTATAG
- a CDS encoding pyruvate carboxylase — MEKKFKKVLVANRGEIAIRIFRACNELGIRTVAIYSNEDKNSLFRTKADESYLIGRNKGAIEAYLNIDEIIKLALKKGVDAIHPGYGFLSENPEFARKCKEMGIEFIGPTHEMMDSLGDKIKSKRVATSIGVPTIPGIEKSVTSEEEVIEFARFAGYPVILKAAAGGGGRGMRVVKDERDLIREYHSAKNEAKKAFGIDDIFIEKYLEKPKHIEVQILGDKYGNIVHLFERDCSIQRRHQKVIEYTPAFSITEEQRKNICDDAVKIAKAVNYWNAGTVEFLLDKYGNHYFIEVNPRIQVEHTVSEMVTGIDIVQSQILIAEGYSLDSDEIGIKGQESIEIRGYGIQCRVTTEDPLNNFAPDTGNIDIYRTGSGFGIRLDGGSGFTGANISPYYDSLLVKVTSWSRTFEDATRKVKRALKELKVRGVKTNIPFLINVLNHEEFLKGKCDTGFISNNPELFDIRAKTDIELKVLNFIGEKVVNETKGDKPDFDIPNIPKVVRHERQYGTKQILDEKGPEGLVEWIKDKKSLLITDTTLRDAHQSLMATRMRTDDMYKISKALSVLGNDLFSLEMWGGATFDVAYRFLNESPWERLEVLRKKIPNILFQMLLRGANAVGYRNYPDNVIREFVRESAEKGIDVFRIFDSLNWLKGMEVAIDEVLKVGKVAEACICYTGDILDKSKTKYNLDYYIKTAKEIEKTGAHILGIKDMSSLLKPQAAYELVKALKSEIKIPIHLHTHDTSGNGIATVLMAAHAGVDIVDTAFNSMAGLTSQPALNSVVAALEHTDRSTGLNLDDLQIISDYWSSVRPIYSKFESGLKSGTAEIYKYEIPGGQYSNLKPQVDSFGLDHRFDDVKEMYRVVNEMLGDIVKVTPTSKVVGDMAIFMVQNDLTPENIYDKAKDMAFPDSVVSYFQGMMGQPMGGFPEKLQKLVLKGEEPITCRPGELLPPEDFKKIEEYLSGKYNVVPQRKDLLSYSLYPKVFEDYLKYVEEHGDFSRMGSDIFFHGLREGEIGEIEVEEGKTLVIKLLEIGRLDDKGYRTLYFEVNDSRRAIKILDRASNIVKEGLVTTQMADPENKLEIGASIPGVVAKILVKTGEKVTEGQLVAIIEAMKMETQITAITAGIVSSIAVKEGQNVEAGELLMRLE, encoded by the coding sequence ATGGAAAAGAAATTTAAAAAGGTGTTAGTTGCCAATAGAGGAGAAATTGCCATAAGAATATTTAGAGCTTGTAATGAACTTGGAATAAGAACTGTGGCTATTTACTCAAATGAAGATAAGAACTCCTTATTTAGAACAAAAGCTGATGAGTCTTATTTGATTGGCAGAAACAAAGGAGCAATAGAAGCATATTTAAATATAGACGAAATCATTAAATTAGCATTAAAAAAAGGAGTAGATGCAATACATCCAGGATATGGATTTTTATCTGAAAATCCAGAGTTTGCAAGAAAGTGTAAGGAAATGGGCATTGAATTCATAGGGCCAACTCATGAAATGATGGATAGTCTAGGAGATAAGATAAAGTCTAAAAGAGTAGCCACTAGTATAGGAGTACCAACTATTCCAGGGATCGAAAAGTCAGTAACCTCGGAAGAGGAAGTAATAGAGTTTGCAAGATTCGCTGGTTATCCCGTTATACTTAAAGCTGCTGCTGGCGGTGGTGGTAGAGGCATGAGAGTGGTAAAAGATGAAAGGGATCTAATAAGGGAATACCATAGTGCAAAAAATGAGGCTAAGAAGGCTTTTGGTATTGATGATATATTTATTGAAAAATATCTTGAAAAACCAAAACATATAGAGGTTCAAATCTTAGGAGATAAATATGGAAATATAGTTCATTTATTTGAGAGAGATTGTTCTATACAAAGAAGGCACCAAAAGGTTATTGAATATACCCCGGCATTCTCTATTACAGAGGAACAAAGAAAAAACATATGTGATGATGCAGTTAAAATAGCAAAAGCCGTTAATTATTGGAATGCTGGAACAGTTGAGTTTTTATTAGATAAATATGGAAATCATTATTTCATTGAAGTAAACCCTAGGATACAAGTAGAACATACTGTATCTGAAATGGTTACTGGAATTGATATAGTGCAGTCTCAAATTTTAATAGCTGAAGGATATTCTTTAGATTCTGATGAAATAGGAATAAAAGGACAAGAAAGTATAGAAATAAGGGGCTATGGAATACAGTGTAGAGTTACTACAGAAGATCCATTAAACAACTTTGCTCCAGATACAGGAAATATTGATATATATAGAACTGGTTCTGGATTTGGAATTAGACTTGATGGAGGTAGTGGTTTTACAGGTGCAAATATTAGTCCTTATTATGATAGTCTTTTAGTAAAGGTTACTTCTTGGTCTAGAACTTTTGAAGATGCCACAAGGAAAGTTAAGAGAGCATTGAAGGAATTAAAGGTTAGAGGGGTAAAAACAAATATTCCTTTTTTAATAAATGTATTGAATCATGAAGAGTTTTTAAAAGGTAAATGTGATACTGGATTTATTTCCAATAACCCAGAGTTATTTGATATTAGAGCAAAGACTGATATTGAATTAAAGGTTCTAAATTTCATAGGGGAAAAGGTAGTAAATGAAACAAAGGGTGATAAACCAGACTTTGATATCCCAAATATACCTAAAGTTGTTAGACATGAAAGACAATATGGTACTAAACAAATATTAGATGAAAAAGGTCCTGAAGGTTTAGTAGAATGGATTAAAGACAAAAAATCTCTATTGATAACAGATACAACTCTAAGAGATGCTCATCAATCTTTAATGGCTACTAGAATGAGGACTGATGATATGTATAAGATTTCTAAGGCTCTTTCAGTATTAGGAAATGATTTATTTTCTTTAGAAATGTGGGGAGGAGCAACTTTTGATGTGGCTTATAGATTTTTAAATGAATCTCCTTGGGAAAGGTTGGAGGTTTTAAGAAAGAAAATACCTAATATATTGTTTCAAATGCTTTTAAGAGGTGCCAATGCAGTAGGATATAGAAATTATCCTGATAATGTTATTAGAGAGTTTGTAAGGGAATCGGCAGAGAAAGGTATAGATGTGTTTAGAATATTTGACTCGCTTAATTGGCTGAAAGGTATGGAAGTAGCCATAGATGAGGTATTGAAGGTAGGAAAAGTAGCAGAAGCCTGTATATGTTATACGGGGGATATATTGGATAAAAGTAAAACTAAATATAACTTGGACTATTATATAAAGACTGCTAAAGAAATTGAAAAAACAGGAGCACATATACTAGGGATTAAAGATATGTCCTCCTTATTAAAACCTCAAGCAGCCTATGAGTTAGTTAAGGCATTAAAATCTGAAATTAAAATTCCTATTCATCTTCATACCCATGATACTAGTGGAAATGGAATAGCAACAGTACTAATGGCAGCTCATGCTGGCGTAGATATTGTAGATACTGCCTTTAATAGTATGGCGGGGCTAACATCTCAACCTGCATTAAACTCAGTAGTTGCAGCATTAGAACATACAGATAGAAGTACAGGACTTAACTTAGATGATTTACAGATTATATCTGATTATTGGAGTAGTGTTAGACCAATATATAGTAAATTTGAATCTGGACTAAAATCAGGAACGGCAGAAATATATAAATATGAGATACCAGGTGGACAGTATTCAAATCTTAAACCACAGGTAGATAGCTTTGGACTAGATCATAGATTTGACGATGTGAAGGAAATGTATAGAGTTGTAAATGAAATGCTAGGAGATATTGTAAAGGTAACACCTACTTCTAAAGTTGTAGGGGATATGGCCATATTTATGGTGCAAAATGATTTAACTCCAGAAAATATTTATGATAAGGCTAAGGATATGGCATTTCCAGATTCCGTGGTATCATATTTCCAGGGTATGATGGGGCAACCAATGGGAGGATTCCCTGAAAAGCTTCAAAAACTAGTATTAAAAGGAGAAGAGCCTATTACTTGTAGACCGGGAGAATTACTTCCTCCTGAGGACTTTAAAAAAATCGAGGAGTATCTAAGTGGAAAGTATAATGTAGTTCCACAAAGAAAAGACTTATTATCTTATTCTCTATATCCTAAGGTTTTTGAGGACTATTTAAAGTATGTTGAAGAGCATGGAGATTTTAGTAGAATGGGAAGTGATATATTCTTCCACGGTTTAAGGGAAGGCGAAATTGGAGAGATAGAAGTAGAGGAAGGTAAGACTTTAGTCATCAAACTCCTTGAAATAGGTAGATTAGATGATAAAGGATATAGAACTTTATATTTTGAAGTCAATGATAGTAGAAGGGCTATAAAAATACTTGATAGGGCAAGTAATATTGTAAAAGAAGGATTAGTTACAACACAGATGGCAGATCCTGAAAACAAATTAGAAATTGGAGCAAGTATCCCAGGAGTTGTAGCAAAGATTTTAGTAAAAACTGGCGAGAAAGTTACAGAGGGTCAATTAGTTGCAATAATTGAAGCTATGAAGATGGAAACACAAATCACAGCGATCACTGCTGGAATTGTAAGTTCAATAGCTGTTAAAGAAGGTCAAAATGTAGAGGCTGGAGAACTGTTGATGAGATTGGAATAG
- a CDS encoding aconitate hydratase, whose amino-acid sequence MGLTVAEKIIREHLITGKLIRGSEIGLKIDQTLTQDSTGTMAYLQFEAIGVDKVKTKKSVAYIDHNMLQTGPENADDHLYIQTVAKKYGIYFSKPGNGICHQVHLERFGVPGETLLGSDSHTPTCGGLGMLAIGAGGLDVAVAMAGGEYYITMPYIVKVELTGKLNLGVSAKDIILEVLKRYKVVGGLNKIFEYTGEGAKSLSVPERATITNMGAELGATTSIFPSDEITYEFLKLQGREKEYKNIVADDDAFYDEEIIINLDELEPMVACPHSPDNVVKVSNLKDIKVNQVAIGSCTNSSYMDLMKVAEILDGKTISEDISLVISPGSKQVLNMLAENGGLSKLISAGARILESGCGPCIGMGQAPITDGISLRTFNRNFKGRCGTPSANVYLVSPEVAAVSALTGYITNPSGYMENINIFMPEKFLINDNLIVNPAEVGEDINIIRGPNIRPFPKSKELGEEIMGKVLIKVGDDITTDHIMPSNAKLLPYRSNIPYLSDYCLTPCDLEFPKRAKGNGGGIIVAGFNYGQGSSREHAALVPLYLGIKSIIAKSFARIHKQNLINNGIIPLVFENTDDFDDIDMLDELVIENVSNQINEDKIIINNRTKNKVYKLTLDITERQRDMLKAGGLLNMKGE is encoded by the coding sequence ATGGGATTAACTGTTGCAGAAAAGATAATAAGAGAGCATTTAATAACTGGAAAATTAATAAGAGGAAGTGAAATAGGATTAAAAATAGATCAGACCCTTACTCAGGATTCTACAGGAACTATGGCTTATCTACAGTTTGAAGCCATTGGAGTAGATAAAGTTAAGACAAAAAAGTCAGTAGCCTATATTGACCATAATATGCTCCAAACTGGTCCAGAAAATGCAGATGACCATTTATATATTCAAACCGTTGCAAAAAAATATGGAATATATTTTTCAAAACCAGGAAATGGAATATGCCATCAAGTGCATCTAGAAAGATTTGGAGTACCTGGGGAAACACTTTTAGGCTCCGATAGTCATACCCCTACCTGCGGTGGATTGGGAATGTTAGCCATAGGGGCAGGAGGGTTAGATGTAGCTGTAGCAATGGCAGGGGGAGAGTATTATATAACTATGCCCTACATTGTAAAAGTTGAACTAACAGGTAAATTAAATCTTGGTGTATCTGCTAAGGATATTATCCTTGAAGTTTTGAAAAGATATAAGGTAGTAGGTGGACTTAATAAAATATTTGAATATACAGGTGAAGGGGCTAAATCTTTATCTGTTCCAGAAAGAGCAACCATAACTAATATGGGAGCAGAACTAGGTGCTACAACCTCTATATTTCCTTCTGATGAAATTACTTATGAATTTTTAAAACTTCAAGGAAGGGAGAAAGAATATAAGAATATAGTGGCTGATGATGATGCTTTTTATGATGAAGAAATAATAATAAATCTTGATGAATTAGAGCCAATGGTGGCTTGTCCCCATAGTCCTGATAATGTAGTTAAAGTATCTAATCTGAAAGATATTAAAGTTAATCAAGTAGCAATAGGCAGTTGTACTAATTCATCTTATATGGATTTAATGAAAGTTGCAGAAATTTTAGATGGAAAAACTATATCTGAGGATATTTCTTTAGTTATTTCTCCGGGTTCAAAGCAAGTATTAAATATGCTTGCTGAAAATGGAGGACTTTCTAAACTTATATCAGCTGGAGCTAGAATACTTGAATCTGGATGTGGTCCCTGCATAGGCATGGGACAGGCACCGATTACTGATGGTATATCTTTGAGGACTTTCAACAGAAATTTTAAAGGAAGATGTGGAACTCCTTCTGCAAATGTATATTTAGTAAGTCCAGAAGTAGCGGCGGTGTCAGCTTTAACGGGATATATTACCAATCCATCAGGTTATATGGAAAATATAAATATATTTATGCCAGAAAAGTTTTTAATAAATGATAATTTAATTGTTAATCCAGCTGAGGTTGGGGAAGATATAAATATTATCCGTGGACCAAATATTAGACCTTTTCCAAAATCTAAGGAATTAGGGGAAGAAATTATGGGAAAGGTATTAATTAAAGTGGGAGACGATATAACTACTGACCATATAATGCCTTCAAATGCTAAGTTATTGCCTTATAGATCTAATATTCCTTATCTATCTGATTATTGTTTAACACCATGTGACTTAGAGTTTCCTAAGAGGGCTAAGGGAAATGGCGGAGGTATCATTGTTGCAGGATTTAATTATGGGCAAGGTTCAAGTCGTGAACATGCAGCTTTAGTTCCATTATATTTGGGGATTAAGTCTATAATAGCTAAATCCTTTGCAAGAATTCATAAACAAAATTTAATCAATAATGGAATAATTCCTTTAGTATTTGAGAACACAGATGATTTTGATGATATAGATATGTTAGATGAATTAGTTATTGAAAATGTTTCTAATCAAATTAATGAAGACAAGATTATTATAAATAATAGAACTAAAAATAAGGTATATAAATTAACCTTAGATATAACTGAAAGGCAAAGAGATATGCTTAAAGCTGGCGGTCTTCTAAATATGAAGGGGGAATAA
- a CDS encoding dipicolinate synthase subunit B encodes MLLNGIKVGIAITGSFCTFDTILVEIERLVEEGADVYPIMSYNAGNFDTRFGLAEDWKEKIVKLTGKDIIMTIQDAEGIGPKNYLDIVVVAPCTGNTLAKLANAITDTPVCMAFKAHLRNNKPAIIAISTNDGLSGNAKNIGVLLDKKNVYFVPFGQDDAINKTNSLIAHYDLIVPTIIEVLKGKQIQPLLV; translated from the coding sequence ATGTTATTAAACGGAATAAAGGTTGGTATAGCTATTACAGGCTCATTTTGTACATTTGATACTATATTAGTTGAGATTGAAAGATTAGTTGAAGAGGGGGCAGATGTATATCCGATAATGTCTTATAATGCAGGCAATTTTGATACTAGATTTGGTTTAGCAGAAGATTGGAAGGAGAAGATAGTTAAATTAACAGGAAAAGATATTATAATGACAATCCAAGATGCTGAAGGAATAGGTCCAAAAAATTATCTTGATATAGTTGTTGTAGCACCATGTACAGGAAATACATTAGCAAAATTGGCAAATGCAATTACAGATACTCCAGTATGCATGGCTTTTAAGGCTCATTTGAGAAATAATAAGCCTGCAATAATTGCAATATCCACCAATGACGGACTTAGTGGTAATGCAAAAAATATAGGAGTTTTACTAGATAAGAAAAATGTATATTTTGTACCATTTGGGCAAGATGATGCCATAAATAAAACTAATTCACTGATTGCACATTATGATTTGATAGTACCTACTATTATAGAAGTATTAAAAGGTAAACAAATACAGCCATTATTAGTATAA
- a CDS encoding 2-isopropylmalate synthase, which translates to MIYSGIDTLRPNLFKEAFPYTEIPKVKFNNIQLPMDIPEDIWITDTTFRDGQQSMSSMTVEQMVRIYDYLHGLDNGSGIIRQTEFFLYSDKDRKAVEECIKRGYEFPQITSWIRANREDFKLVKEMGIKETGILMSCSDYHIFHKLNMTRREAMQTYLSIAEAALENGITPRCHFEDITRADFFGFVAPLAKNLMELSDKYKIPVKIRACDTLGVGIPHVGVELPRSVPALIHGLRYYCNVPSTSIEWHGHNDFNSVVVNSTTSWLFGGSSVNSTLFGIGERTGNCPLEAMVFEYAQIKGTTKNMDLKIISDIADYFERELNYIVPARTPFVGSEFNVTRAGIHADGMLKNKEIYNSFDTEKILGRPPIVAVNSYSGLAGIAAWINGYFKLNDMKKIDKNDQRILPIKKWMDEEYANGRTSNIGNDELKELVFKFIPNILGNKETKAI; encoded by the coding sequence ATGATTTATAGCGGCATCGATACTTTAAGACCAAATCTTTTTAAGGAAGCATTTCCTTATACTGAAATACCAAAGGTAAAATTTAACAATATTCAATTACCAATGGATATTCCAGAAGACATATGGATTACTGACACTACATTTAGAGATGGACAGCAATCCATGTCATCTATGACAGTTGAGCAAATGGTTAGAATCTACGATTATCTTCATGGGTTAGATAATGGTTCAGGGATCATAAGACAAACTGAGTTTTTTTTATACTCTGATAAAGATAGAAAAGCCGTAGAAGAATGTATTAAAAGAGGATATGAATTTCCGCAGATTACTTCTTGGATTAGGGCTAATAGGGAAGATTTTAAACTAGTAAAAGAAATGGGAATTAAAGAAACTGGTATACTTATGTCTTGTTCAGATTATCATATATTTCACAAATTGAATATGACTAGAAGAGAGGCTATGCAGACTTATCTTTCTATTGCAGAAGCTGCTTTGGAAAATGGAATTACTCCTAGGTGTCATTTTGAAGACATAACTCGTGCAGACTTCTTTGGATTTGTTGCTCCATTGGCCAAGAACTTAATGGAATTATCTGATAAGTATAAGATACCTGTGAAAATAAGGGCTTGTGATACTTTAGGCGTAGGTATTCCTCATGTTGGAGTAGAGTTACCTAGATCTGTGCCTGCTCTTATTCATGGTTTAAGATATTATTGTAATGTACCTTCAACATCCATTGAATGGCATGGACACAATGATTTTAATTCTGTAGTTGTAAATTCCACTACATCCTGGTTATTTGGAGGTTCTTCTGTCAACTCTACATTATTTGGAATTGGTGAAAGAACTGGAAATTGTCCCCTAGAAGCCATGGTATTTGAATATGCACAAATAAAGGGAACTACTAAGAATATGGATCTTAAAATAATTTCTGATATAGCTGATTATTTTGAAAGAGAATTGAATTATATTGTACCAGCCCGTACACCTTTTGTAGGCAGTGAATTTAATGTTACCAGGGCTGGAATTCATGCAGATGGTATGTTAAAAAATAAAGAAATATATAATAGCTTTGATACTGAAAAGATTCTAGGTAGACCACCGATAGTTGCAGTAAATTCATATTCAGGATTAGCAGGTATTGCTGCTTGGATTAATGGATATTTTAAATTAAATGATATGAAAAAAATTGACAAGAACGATCAGAGGATTTTACCAATTAAAAAATGGATGGATGAGGAATATGCTAATGGAAGAACTTCAAATATTGGCAATGATGAACTTAAGGAATTAGTATTTAAATTTATTCCAAATATTCTAGGAAACAAAGAAACAAAGGCAATTTAG